In Leptodesmis sichuanensis A121, the following are encoded in one genomic region:
- the murG gene encoding undecaprenyldiphospho-muramoylpentapeptide beta-N-acetylglucosaminyltransferase encodes MSTETKQPAKRLLIAASGTGGHLFPAIAVAEQLPDYQIAWLGVPNRLETQLVPERYPLHTVAVEGFQKRGLQMIPVLLKLIGAIGQVRRLLQQGKFQGVFTTGGYIAAPAVIAARSLGLPVILHESNALPGKVTRLLSRWCTEVAIGFPDAAQYLPKAQTTVVGTPVREQFQQNPPPPLSDLPIPADVPLLAIVGGSQGAVAINKLVRECAPAWLEAGIWIVHQTGDNDPEAKSFEHPHYFPLPFYNNMAGLFHRADLVIGRSGAGTLTELAITHTPSILIPYPFAADDHQAYNAAVFAKAGAALMFRQSELTADRLRSAVLDRLGTSCHPETLPVMAEKAASLAVPDSAMQLADLIRQLIL; translated from the coding sequence GTGAGTACTGAAACCAAGCAGCCAGCTAAACGCTTGTTAATCGCGGCCAGCGGCACAGGCGGCCATTTATTTCCCGCGATCGCTGTTGCCGAACAGCTTCCAGACTACCAAATTGCATGGCTGGGCGTGCCGAATCGTTTAGAAACCCAGTTGGTGCCAGAGCGCTACCCACTCCATACCGTTGCTGTAGAAGGCTTTCAGAAACGGGGTTTACAGATGATTCCCGTGTTACTGAAGCTGATTGGGGCGATCGGGCAGGTGCGACGGTTACTCCAACAGGGGAAATTTCAGGGGGTGTTTACGACCGGAGGGTATATCGCAGCTCCCGCTGTGATTGCAGCCCGGTCTTTGGGTTTGCCCGTGATTCTCCATGAATCAAATGCCTTACCCGGAAAAGTCACCCGCTTGCTGAGTCGCTGGTGTACAGAAGTGGCGATCGGCTTTCCCGATGCGGCCCAGTACTTACCCAAGGCACAAACAACAGTGGTCGGCACACCTGTCCGCGAGCAATTTCAGCAAAATCCCCCACCTCCTCTATCCGATTTACCGATTCCAGCGGATGTACCGCTCCTGGCGATCGTGGGTGGCAGTCAGGGAGCCGTGGCGATTAACAAACTGGTGCGGGAGTGTGCCCCAGCCTGGTTAGAAGCTGGGATCTGGATTGTGCATCAGACGGGAGACAATGACCCAGAGGCCAAAAGTTTTGAACATCCTCATTACTTTCCGTTGCCGTTCTACAACAACATGGCAGGTCTGTTTCACCGAGCCGATCTGGTAATTGGCCGATCGGGGGCAGGCACATTAACGGAACTGGCGATTACCCATACCCCGTCGATTCTGATTCCTTACCCGTTTGCCGCTGACGACCATCAAGCCTATAACGCTGCTGTTTTTGCCAAAGCCGGAGCCGCTCTGATGTTCCGACAATCCGAATTAACAGCAGATAGGCTGCGATCGGCAGTACTCGATCGGCTGGGCACCTCCTGCCATCCCGAAACCCTGCCAGTCATGGCTGAGAAAGCCGCCAGTCTCGCCGTCCCTGATAGTGCCATGCAACTAGCAGATCTAATCAGGCAGCTAATTCTATAA
- a CDS encoding nuclear transport factor 2 family protein: MRHFFNSPSVSQSAVAPAAAHPTAVARRAVGRRSRGWCMAVALMASVASVLISTHVRAQNPATTAPAQVTNLLTQMDTAANNRNVQDVVALFADDFTHSDGLTRQTLKEALNNLWKRYPNLKYRTELKSWKPAGRGVQADTITYITGTQTEGDREFKLNSTLEARQVIENQKIVRQDILNERSQITSGTNPPELTINLPEQVRAGQEFTFDAIVQEPLGDDLLVGAALEEPVKPEGYLNVTTANLEALPAGGIFKVGKAPQNTANQWLSAVVVRHDGITMVTQRLKIIGIR, translated from the coding sequence ATGCGTCATTTCTTCAATTCCCCGTCTGTCTCTCAGTCCGCTGTTGCCCCTGCTGCTGCTCATCCAACGGCTGTGGCACGTAGGGCTGTTGGCAGGCGATCGCGGGGGTGGTGCATGGCTGTTGCTCTGATGGCTTCCGTCGCCAGTGTCCTGATCAGCACTCACGTTCGAGCACAAAACCCGGCTACCACTGCCCCCGCGCAAGTGACCAATTTGCTGACGCAAATGGATACCGCAGCCAATAACCGGAATGTTCAGGATGTGGTAGCGCTATTTGCCGATGACTTTACCCATTCCGATGGGCTGACTCGCCAGACTTTAAAGGAGGCATTAAACAACCTCTGGAAACGCTATCCCAATTTGAAGTACCGCACAGAGCTAAAATCCTGGAAACCTGCAGGGAGGGGAGTTCAGGCTGACACCATCACTTACATTACGGGAACTCAAACCGAGGGCGATCGGGAATTCAAGCTCAATTCCACGTTAGAAGCTCGGCAGGTGATTGAGAATCAGAAGATTGTGCGGCAGGATATTCTCAATGAGCGGAGTCAGATTACCAGCGGCACTAATCCTCCAGAGTTGACAATTAATCTGCCGGAGCAAGTGCGGGCAGGCCAGGAATTTACCTTCGATGCGATCGTCCAGGAACCTCTGGGCGATGATTTGCTGGTGGGAGCGGCTTTAGAAGAACCTGTTAAACCAGAAGGCTATCTGAATGTCACTACTGCGAACCTGGAAGCCCTGCCTGCGGGTGGCATTTTTAAGGTTGGCAAAGCTCCTCAAAATACTGCCAATCAGTGGTTATCGGCGGTTGTCGTGCGCCACGATGGAATTACGATGGTCACTCAGCGATTAAAGATCATTGGCATTCGGTAG
- a CDS encoding tetratricopeptide repeat protein yields MSKCWKLNDSANEFEGGKDIGMRRGGFVIGITLITSLLSVQGGLAQSASEYRQLGLSLREQERYPEAIAALKKSVELDPQNLSGRVLLGWTEHKAGQQNAAMKTLLESLRLNPFDVPTLNALGIVYLVSGKLDSAIATHGWAAILKPDNEIAYYNLSLAFERIQQYDWAIATAKEAAKLEPTNPHPLVALAIAHWGNRDIDRTKAAYRQAIAVDARYGDPGFLAYLNEAGFSADQIQRSRQVLEASR; encoded by the coding sequence TTGAGTAAATGCTGGAAGCTCAATGATAGTGCAAATGAATTTGAAGGCGGCAAAGATATTGGTATGCGTCGAGGTGGATTCGTCATTGGAATAACGCTGATTACCTCATTGTTATCAGTGCAGGGAGGATTAGCCCAGTCGGCCAGTGAGTATCGCCAATTGGGGTTGAGTTTGCGGGAACAGGAGCGATATCCGGAGGCGATCGCGGCTTTGAAGAAATCCGTAGAACTGGATCCGCAAAATCTGTCCGGTCGGGTGTTGTTAGGCTGGACGGAACATAAGGCAGGCCAGCAAAATGCAGCGATGAAAACGCTGCTGGAAAGCTTGCGGCTGAATCCGTTTGATGTACCAACATTAAATGCGTTGGGAATTGTCTACTTAGTCAGTGGCAAATTAGATTCTGCGATCGCCACTCATGGTTGGGCCGCGATCCTGAAGCCAGATAATGAGATTGCTTACTATAACTTGAGTCTGGCCTTTGAACGAATTCAGCAATATGATTGGGCGATTGCCACGGCCAAAGAGGCAGCCAAGCTGGAACCGACTAATCCTCATCCGTTGGTGGCTTTAGCGATCGCCCATTGGGGAAATCGAGACATAGACCGGACAAAAGCGGCTTACCGACAAGCGATCGCGGTTGATGCCCGGTATGGAGATCCAGGATTTCTGGCTTATCTGAATGAAGCTGGTTTCAGTGCAGACCAGATCCAGCGATCGCGGCAAGTGCTAGAAGCTAGCCGTTGA
- a CDS encoding DNA-formamidopyrimidine glycosylase → MPELPEVETVRRGLNQVTLNQTIQGGEVLLDRTLAYPTSAVNFLAGLQGAAIVQWHRRGKYLLAELDREGREDGEGAGEVRGVRHEAREKIASQATNHEPRTNRLPGQNPKSKIQNPSPAGFLGVHLRMTGQLLWVDPAEPLPKHTRVRLLFTSGYELRFVDQRTFGQMWWVPPGMAPEEIMTGLQPLGPEPFSEEFSVSYLYEQLHHRHRPIKSALLDQAIVAGIGNIYADEALFLSGIRPEKLCTRLSRNQVRQLHANIVQVLLDSIEAKGTTFSTFRNVEGVNGNYGGRAWVYARDGQPCRTCGTVIARLKLAGRSAHFCPKCQK, encoded by the coding sequence GTGCCTGAACTCCCCGAAGTTGAAACTGTCCGTCGAGGCTTGAATCAAGTTACCTTGAACCAAACGATTCAGGGGGGTGAGGTGCTGCTCGATCGCACCCTGGCCTATCCCACCTCTGCGGTCAATTTTTTAGCTGGACTGCAGGGAGCGGCGATTGTCCAGTGGCATCGGCGAGGTAAATATCTACTGGCAGAATTGGATCGAGAAGGCAGGGAAGATGGGGAAGGTGCGGGAGAGGTACGAGGTGTGAGGCACGAGGCACGAGAAAAAATTGCTTCACAAGCCACAAACCACGAACCACGAACCAACAGACTGCCAGGCCAAAATCCAAAATCCAAAATCCAAAATCCTTCTCCCGCAGGTTTCCTCGGCGTTCATCTCCGAATGACCGGACAGTTACTCTGGGTCGATCCAGCAGAACCACTGCCGAAACATACTCGTGTACGGCTCTTGTTCACCAGTGGGTATGAATTGCGCTTTGTGGATCAGCGTACCTTTGGGCAGATGTGGTGGGTGCCGCCGGGAATGGCCCCGGAGGAGATTATGACTGGGTTACAACCGCTAGGGCCAGAACCCTTTTCGGAGGAGTTTTCCGTTTCCTACCTGTATGAGCAGTTACACCATCGCCATCGCCCGATTAAAAGTGCGCTGTTAGATCAGGCGATCGTCGCAGGAATTGGCAACATTTATGCAGACGAGGCATTGTTCCTGAGCGGAATTCGCCCTGAAAAACTGTGTACTCGCCTGAGCCGGAATCAGGTCAGGCAGCTTCATGCCAATATTGTGCAGGTTCTGCTGGACAGTATTGAGGCCAAAGGCACAACCTTCAGCACCTTCCGTAATGTGGAGGGGGTGAACGGCAATTATGGTGGGAGAGCCTGGGTTTACGCCCGTGATGGGCAACCCTGTCGCACCTGTGGTACTGTGATTGCGCGGTTAAAACTGGCGGGGCGATCGGCCCATTTTTGTCCCAAATGCCAGAAATAG